The Aspergillus fumigatus Af293 chromosome 7, whole genome shotgun sequence genome includes the window GTCTTGAAACGAGATTTGAAAATATGAGAGAGTTAGAGTATAATCCGCGTAGTATAAAATATACAGTTAAAGGCTTATTACAATGACTCTGCCATTTGTGCGTCCAGCCTGCTGTTGAAGAGCTAGACTGATAATCTGGAGGGAGCCATAGCTCACTTTGACCCAGAATAATATCCCAGGTAGGTAATCTGCTGCGGCAGATGCTTGGAAAATTCAATGTTGGTGTTAATACCGCCAACACCCAGAGTACGTTGAAGGCGCCAGTGGTGAGATCCCAGAACTATTTTGAGAGAACGCGACTGATTGGAcccaatcagaatggccTTCCAAAGTATGCTTGAGGTtgccagtggtgggatcccagagCTTAATAGTTTTGTCGTAAGAGCCGGATGCAAGAAACCGGCTATTTTGCGAGAAAGCGACTGACCGAACCCAATCAGAATGACCTTCCAGAGTATGCTTGACAGCCCCAATGGCAggatcccagagcttgataGTTCTATCACGAGAGCCGGATGCTAGAAGCTGGCCATCTTGTGAGAAGGCGACTGTCCAAACTGAATCAGAATGGCCCTCTAGAGTCTGCATGAGGAAGCtagtggtgggatcccagagcttgaCAGTTTCGTCGTCGGAGCCAGATGCTAGAAGCTGGCCGTCTTGTGAGAAGGCGACTGACCGAATTGAATCAGAATGGCCCTCTAGAGTATGCTTGAGGgcgccagtggtgggatcccagagCCTGGTAGTTTTGTCATCAGAGCCAGATGCTAGAAGCTGGCTATCTTTCCAGAAGGCGACTGATCGGAcccaatcagaatggccTTCCAAAGTATGCTTGAGGTtgccagtggtgggatcccagagCTTAATAGTTTTGTCGTGAGAGCCGGATGCTAGAAACTGGCCATCTTGCGAGAAGGCGACTGACAGAATTGAATCAGAATGGCCCTCTAGAGTATGCTTGAGGgcgccagtggtgggatcccagagTTTGATAGTTTTGTCATCGGAGCCAGATGCTAGAAGCTGGCTATCTTTCCAGAAGGCGACTGATCGGAcccaatcagaatggccTTCCAAAGTATGCTTGAGGTTGCCAGTGGTAggatcccagagcttgataGTTTCGTCATCAGAGCCAGATGCAAGAAACTGGCCATCTTGTGAGAAGGCGACTGATAGAATTGAATCAGAATGGCCCACCAGAGTATGCTTAAGGgcgccagtggtgggatcccagagTTTGATAGTTTTGTCATCGGAGCCAGATGCTAGAAGCTGGCCGTCTTGTGAAAAAGCAACAGACCAAACCCAATGAGAAAGGCCCCCCAAGGTTTGCAATTCTGGACTCCAATTCTCTTCCACTTTTGGGCCTTTGGATAACCAACCAGGAGGATTTCTCACGAAATTCCCTCTATTCAATGCTTTTTGTGGTGTGAAAATCAGCCCGGAGCTGTACAGCTGGAGCAGCGCCATGTCAATAATGTTCTCAACTTTTGAAATAAATCTGCGAGCGTCTGAGAGAATCCAAGCTACGGCATTATTGGATGCATCTTGTATTTCAAGCAAGCTTAGTAGGCAGCTGCAACAAACTAAAGAGGTCACCTTCGAAAATTTAAGCAATGTCTCGGGAATTAGCCTAGAATACTCATCGAGTCCAGTCAATGAAGGAATTGCCCTTTCAGCAAGGGGGACACTTGGTCAAGACTCCTGACTAGTGCTGAGCTTTAGTCGAGATGGTATACCAAATACGGAGCGGCGTACTGAAGGGCAGGAGGTAGACTTCTTGCTATGCAATCGTCGTCAATCTTAGTTCGGTTTATGCCATGAATTGGTAGGCCGCAAATATTCTTTTGGACATGACGACCCATAATAGTAAGTCACTTCCTTGCTGCGGATTCATGCTTCTCCCGTCTATTAAGCTATTATTGGGATGTTGAACTCTTTGATTTTTGTAGGGTTGTCCACCAGGTAACTACGAAAGGAAAACTGCAGAGCCTGCTTGGGTAGATAGGATTCACTGGTACGGTCAAAACTGAATGAAATAAGTCCAGGTGGCGGCTGATATTGCCTTCTGGTatttgaagaagatctgcaagAGCCTTCAATGAGGACGGAGCAGCACGAAGAATAACCACACCAATGATTTTCTGAAAATAGTCAAGCAGCATGACCCTGTCGATTTCGCTCCCAGCGGGGAGTTGATCCAAGATTTGGTTGGTATGCCTCATTTATCCTGGTGCCTAGTGAATCTTTGGAAAAGTGCTCCAGTCGCTCGGGACTGAATCATGGGTCAGCCACAAAATGCCACACTATGGCTGCAACAATAAAACGCGGAACAGCCATTATTACTAGATTGTTAATTGTTTGCTCTACTAGCCAGTTGCTCTGGGAAGGGACCGCATGTTGAAGATAATTTCTGCAGAACCAAGCATAATAAATAATTGGATATAACTAGAAACGAAAAGTCTTTGCTTGCGAAAAATGGCAAACTggtcaaaagaaaaaagattGCTTACGAGGCTACTATGACGATCTGTTCTAAGTAATATAAGAGTATACTATATCTAAGCGTATGAACCCAGTTGTGGCATCAATGGCTTGCTAGTGTAGTCCGGGTTGTTATTGTACAGTAGCCAACGCCAAGGCTTGGACGGGGCAGAGTCCTTCGGGTTCATTTACGCGGGCAAGAAAGCCGAAAACCTGGCCGTTTTCTCAAGACGCTCTGTGGGGCAACTGCGAGTTATCCTCTGTCATATTTTCCTGCACCTAAACATGATCATTGCCAAAGATGCTTGGCATAGGAGTAGTTTCGCATGACGTTCAGTTAGATATGGAATCGCTTATCGATGGGACATACAAGGTTCCAGGCTGGGTAACGCATGGCATTGTTGACAGGGGCTTCCCTGCCACGGCCTGTAGAGATTGGGAAAGCAGAGCAATCAATCCCTGTCATGATGGAGAATGGTCATGCTCCGTGAGTGGAGTTGACACCATCCACAAGCAGGGCGAAGTAGCAAGTCTTCGTTGCTTCCTCTACACCCTTCATGCAAGACTTTCTGGCCTTCTTTCGGCCGCTTTGGAAGATCATTAATTCCGTCTCCCTCAAAAAGAATGGGGCTTAATGATCAACGCTCTGTTCAACGCGCTAGCAACGCTAAGGCTAAGCATGATATGTGTCAAATCTGATTGGTGCTTCTTACCCAAGCGATCGCCAAGCATCACCAATCCAAAACCAGATACCTGGTTGAACTTGGATTTAGAGATAAAAAATAAAGCAATGGGGCCTAATCGTACAATCTCATCGCGATTACTGTAAAAGGTATGCCGACATTCCTTTGCCCCAGAatccttttttctttataaagacGGAAATTGATTCCTAAAAATATTATAAATAATAACCGCTTTTTTCTGCCCTTACGGACACCTTTGCGTTGAAGCAGACGGTTCTCTTAAAAATGGCTGGACTTGACAGTGTTAGCATTAGTAATTTCCAGGCACTTGTCTTCAATGTCGAAACCCCTAGCCAGGAAACCGCCCTCCAACTGTTTAATGTCTTATGTGAAAAGCACAACCCCAGAGATGGCGATGAAAAATCCCGACATCAGTTTTGCTGCGCGGCGAGTGAATGGCTCACACTTTCCGTGAAACACAAATTCAGGCAACTCAGCAAAGCGATCGTCCAGATCCATGGGATGGAAGGATTATCATTTCGGgacgccatcatcaacgcaGCTATTGTTGGCTGGGATGATCTTTTCCAAGAATGGCTTAAACGCGAGAAAACCCTTCTTCGCGACGATGGCCAGCGCTACCAATTTGCGCAATATCTTGCCAGGTCGCTACATTGCAGCCCGCCGTTGAACATCTCCCAAATTGAAATAGTGTTGAGAGAGATTCGAACCAATTCCAAGGGGCTACGATGCGATCGCATGTTGGCGGTCCGTaacagcatcatccaagAGATTCAGGCAACAAGGGAAAAGAATGAAAGTGCTAGCATCACAGACTTGGTGAGAGCCCTCATGGATGTAAGAGTTATCCTTCCTTCAAATTGAAAATATCAAATAACGGTTTATCAGGTCCTTAGAGCCGGCCATGAACACATGCGGcgcagaagccaaagaaggtTTTGAGAAAATTGGAGGATAGTGATTCTTGGACGGCACTATTTCACATGGACTTCTGAGGTAGAACGGCTGCTCAAGCGCGCAACTTATGATTATTCCCATATATATACATCAAGACATAATATCGTACGAGTGATACTAATTAAATCTTGAACCACACAAACAACAGATTGCTCTACAGGATGTATTGACAACTGCTCAATGGCTCCGTGAAGGAGATAGACCCACTTTAATGGTATCATACAATATAATTTAATACAGTAATCCCTGCTCATTCCTGGGCTCTTTTGAGAAAGACGAAACTAATTTCGACTCATCGTCCCGTTTCACTACCCACAGTTccctctttccttttgccTGTATGAAATATTGCTTGACCTTGCCGCCATATGGCACCCTGATAGCACCGCCATATTTAAAATCCCGCCATTTGTGAGAGGGCCCATGAAGTCCAATAATGTCTGCAGGCCCAAGTGATCCTATAACCTTTTTGGTATAGAAGCAATACTCGGTGTGCACACCCGATTTCTCGCGAGAGAATAACTTTTCTAATGGTAGTTCAGCGGTCTCAGATCCAGTAATGACCTCGTAGATATTAACCACAATCCCTGACGGAAGCTTCACCTCGTAGGTATCAGCGTCAAACTTGGCGCCATCTTGAAAACtctccagaagctcatccTTGTGAAACCTCAGATCTCCAGAATAGTCATTTGCAATAAGAGCAAGGTAAATTCGATTTGAAACCCTGTGAGGTCGAAAAGCACTCAGGTCACAGCCGATAAGAATCGGGCTACATTTGAATTCTCTCGTTGCCATGTTAAGCCAGCGGTCGCTTTTGAATATGCTACTCCATAATGCCGGAGCTATTTTAAGTTCGTTTGCAGAAGCTgatggaagaacaagatctCTAATAGAGAGCCAGATTTCTCGTGGCAGGTTATTCAGAAACTGGAGCTTGGCGGCCATATTGcaaatgagaagaaaaaagaggcgATGTGCCTACGTGCCAGGAGACGACTTTTGTAAGCTGTTCCGGAAGCAGCGCTGATAGCTTTTATATCAAGAGGCGCAGGCTACTGAGTTAGTGAAAGTAGAGCCTTCTCCAAGCGGCCTGGAGAATCCAGAGGAAAAAAACAGAAGAATCCCAGACACAAAGGAGAAAGCTTAGCGGACATGATGGGTTTGGTAGCAACTCTACGGGGGGAATACTACATCTGTCCTTTATTAAGGACGGGTTAACCAGACTTACCCTGGACTGGAGTATGACAACTTAGGCTTGTGGCATAAGCTAGTCTGGAAAAAAGCTGTGGCATATTATTATACGATAGGGGACATCACAAGAAGGGACTTAGAAGCGAGGAACAATATCCTGTCTGAAGGATTTTCGCCTCCCCCAGGACTGATGCATTTGGGTAGGCTCACCATCCCTTTTGGCATGTCTCCCATAAAATGGCCACCAGATCATATGTGGTGATAGAAGCTTGGCTACCCTGAGTTCTCTGAACTATGACGAGGACTGAACAGCGGGCAGTTAAAAATTGATGGGGACACCGGCAGGGAAAGTAGTGGCATCACCACCCTTCCATGGCTCAGCTTTGAGATATAATACGGCTGGAGAACTATAAGCAAACAAAGCTTGGTCCTCTACAACGCCAGATCGACTTCGGCAGTAGTGATGGAGAATATAAGTATTTTCCCTCAGGATGAGACGAAGAACAGTCAATCGCTCAGCGTACTCCGTCAGAAATGTTCTCTTTGGTTAGAGCAGATTAGAAGCGGCAGCGCCACACCGGAAGATTTTATAATTTGGTTCCGAGAGCGGATACCATGGTTAATTGAGGAGGTGGAATCCCTCCGGAAACGACGAGACGACTATTCAAAGCTCGCAAGAAGTATCGACAAGCAAACCGCTTTACTTGAGAGTCTCTATGCTTTACTTGCCCGCAGAGAACCCGACAGATCAAACAGTGACTATAAGACAACTGACGGTATCCTTGATCTGGGAGAGCAGATAGCAAGGCACCTACGACTGAAAAAGCGTGGGATAGAGGATACTGGTTCAGAATCCGACGCCGAGATTGAAGGACAACGaccaaagaggaagagagcggACTGGGACTTGCACGGAAGGTAACGGCGAGCTTGGGGACCACAGCAACTTCCGTACAGTACCATTACAGTTGCGATTCATTGAAGGACTAAGCCATATCCATCTTCGTTTCCCTGCTTATCTACATCATCTCCTGTACAGCATAGGGCCAAATGTCATACTTGTCATGTTACTGTCAATTCTTTTTACTCCCTACAAAAAAAATCGATTCTGCTCCGCAATAAATGCCCTTACTCAATCCATCGCTATCTCTCTGCTTATGTAAGGAAACAAAATGTGGATTAAATATAGTAAACGAAATGCCGGGTGATAAGTGCAGTTTATGACCGCCAGCGTTGATCTATATGTCATCCCATGTAGTATTAGTTCCACCATCCACCTATCACCGATCTGTACCGCGCAGTTAAGCGATGTGAATCGATCTTTATTCGTAGCATTTAGGTCGGGAGCATGCACGGCCAGGAGCAACTACACAGTGAACCGGTTCCCGCGATCAACGACGTAGTGAAGAGGCGATTGGCTTCAACGATTTCATCGACCTCTAGACTGTTCTTCGCTAGAAGTCGTTCAACAATGAAGTAATGGCTGTTCTTATTTTCCCGCGGAAATGGAGTTTTGTCATCTTTGGCATT containing:
- a CDS encoding WD40 repeat domain-containing protein, whose translation is MALLQLYSSGLIFTPQKALNRGNFVRNPPGWLSKGPKVEENWSPELQTLGGLSHWVWSVAFSQDGQLLASGSDDKTIKLWDPTTGALKHTLVGHSDSILSVAFSQDGQFLASGSDDETIKLWDPTTGNLKHTLEGHSDWVRSVAFWKDSQLLASGSDDKTIKLWDPTTGALKHTLEGHSDSILSVAFSQDGQFLASGSHDKTIKLWDPTTGNLKHTLEGHSDWVRSVAFWKDSQLLASGSDDKTTRLWDPTTGALKHTLEGHSDSIRSVAFSQDGQLLASGSDDETVKLWDPTTSFLMQTLEGHSDSVWTVAFSQDGQLLASGSRDRTIKLWDPAIGAVKHTLEGHSDWVRSVAFSQNSRFLASGSYDKTIKLWDPTTGNLKHTLEGHSDWVQSFWDLTTGAFNVLWVLAVLTPTLNFPSICRSRLPTWDIILGQSELWLPPDYQSSSSTAGWTHKWQSHCNKPLTVYFILRGLYSNSLIFSNLVSRPGLGSTELYKAHQYSWYCKSHTKSSGFIPVIFHVRSFDRSLRPKTGLLSIHKECLTLGFEDCVRYG